One Pseudomonas entomophila genomic window carries:
- the dinB gene encoding DNA polymerase IV, producing the protein MRKIIHIDCDCFYAAIEMRDDPRLAGRPMAVGGQPGQRGVIATCNYEARAYGVRSAMASGHALKLCPDLEIVKPRFEAYREASREIHTIFRDYTDLIEPLSLDEAYLDVTDSQWFAGSATRIAEDIRRRVARQLHITVSAGVAPNKFLAKIASDWRKPDGLFVITPDQVEEFVAQLPVARLHGVGKVTADKLSRLGIDTCLSLRDWPRLALVREFGSFGERLWGLARGIDERAVQNDSRRQSVSVENTYDHDLPDLNSCLEKLPDLLSSLNERIARMDSSYRPDKPFVKVKFHDFSQTTMEQAGAGRDLESYRQLLSQAFARGGKPVRLLGVGVRLRDLRGAHEQLELFGDI; encoded by the coding sequence CTGCGCAAGATCATTCATATCGACTGTGACTGTTTTTACGCCGCCATCGAAATGCGCGACGACCCGCGCCTTGCCGGTCGGCCGATGGCGGTGGGCGGGCAGCCGGGGCAGCGTGGAGTGATTGCCACCTGCAACTACGAGGCGCGGGCCTATGGCGTGCGCTCGGCGATGGCCTCCGGACATGCCTTGAAACTGTGCCCGGACCTGGAGATCGTCAAGCCGCGATTCGAGGCCTACCGCGAAGCCTCGCGGGAGATTCACACGATTTTCCGGGACTACACCGATCTGATCGAGCCGTTGTCGCTGGACGAAGCCTATCTGGATGTCACCGACAGCCAGTGGTTCGCCGGCAGCGCCACGCGTATTGCCGAAGACATCCGTCGAAGGGTGGCCCGGCAACTGCACATCACGGTTTCCGCTGGCGTGGCGCCGAACAAGTTCCTGGCCAAGATTGCCAGTGACTGGCGCAAGCCCGACGGTCTGTTCGTCATTACCCCGGATCAGGTCGAGGAGTTCGTTGCGCAATTGCCGGTTGCGCGGTTGCATGGGGTCGGCAAGGTAACAGCGGACAAGCTCTCACGGCTGGGGATCGACACGTGCCTGTCGTTGCGCGACTGGCCGAGGCTGGCGCTGGTTCGCGAGTTCGGCAGTTTTGGCGAGCGGCTATGGGGCCTGGCGCGAGGGATTGACGAGCGTGCGGTGCAGAACGACAGCCGGCGGCAATCGGTCAGTGTCGAGAATACCTACGACCATGACCTGCCCGACCTGAACAGTTGCCTTGAGAAGCTGCCAGACCTGCTTTCCAGCCTGAACGAGCGAATCGCGCGCATGGACAGCAGCTATCGGCCCGACAAGCCCTTCGTCAAGGTCAAGTTTCATGATTTCAGCCAGACCACGATGGAGCAGGCGGGGGCGGGGAGGGATCTGGAGAGTTATCGACAGTTGCTCAGCCAGGCGTTCGCCCGTGGTGGCAAGCCGGTACGGTTGTTGGGGGTGGGGGTGAGGTTGCGTGATCTGCGCGGTGCGCATGAGCAACTGGAGTTGTTCGGGGACATATAA